One genomic window of Stieleria sp. JC731 includes the following:
- a CDS encoding preprotein translocase subunit SecA gives MSFFETLVDITGAAFGGLLSSFERGVTSVFGSANARQVATLRAQADEITALEPKYAAMSDDELREQTQIFRKRIRDGESLDDILIDAFAVCREGGKRFLGMRHYDVQLIGGMVLHSGKIAEMVTGEGKTLVATLPAYLNALEGKGVHVITVNDYLARRDMEWMAPLYMNLGLTVNAIQSGMSTHEKQAAYRCDITYGTNNEFGFDYLRDNMRPAAQGDDRFPPEVQQCQGPLNYAIIDEVDNILIDEARTPLIISGPSEMDLGRYADADRVARSLQQDVHFTVDEKGRNVTLTDEGVREAEKLAGVESFYTAGNMEWPHLIDNALKAHFLYKLDVNYVVKDRQIVIVDEFTGRLMDGRQWSDGLHQAVEAKEGVPIKPETQTFATASLQNIFKMYKKLSGMTGTAMTEANEFWKIYKLDVVAIPTNRGLQRIEYPDVIYLTEEYKFKALAEEIERTVKWDVIVTKDGKEYWGDIKEENDEQIKFVAKGEKEVQDFPRSKITVIEYKGRPVLVGTVSIEKSEKLSRLLERRGIEHQVLNAKQHQREADIVAQAGRKFAVTIATNMAGRGTDIILGGNPENKAWAQLQHKYDTRLDVPDDEWNELVESFDKAEGMSEQGVHIRELGGLCVLGTERHESRRIDLQLRGRCGRQGDPGSSRFFLSLEDDLMRIFAGEWVKNMMERIGMREDEPLESKLVTRRIAAAQKKVEERNFEMRKSLLDYDEVMDEQRKRVYRYRQNLLDGHSSRDMILELIQSQIEKQVDTFLDPDYGVDMFAAFAGGKLGCVLEPKDFQNMEMSMADAYAREQAERSAEVTVEEIVEENLPQGMEDEWNLKAMAKWANTALETNYQDHQLKNMDRDDLIKELIEKAHQRIESVDLSEGEPLLDADYGLRMLCGWMRYRFGIETTPEEFRDVEDRRSVTHELVTRAEQAYAEKETEYPALAGISQFTVQQGAQVVLNREGLVDWISRRFEKALAVDEVPLNRDDLKTQLTVFSRDMANAAEPLMNEAQKRVADLFANVQDDKTAAVATSGNNKLADLVEWMKVELGASVDAEDFSRMNRDELQLAVSGAVDDRFHPEMRRMERQILLNIVDDAWKNHLLTMDHLRSSVGLKGYAQLDPKVEYKREGMRLFDQMWESVGEQVTGLVFRMESFNQDFIRSTWVDAKARHDEARSITSESSSATATKAATQTAAQQAAEASNQATDEKPEPIRNVGVKVGRNDPCPCGSGKKYKSCCMRK, from the coding sequence ATGTCGTTTTTTGAAACTCTTGTGGATATTACCGGAGCAGCCTTTGGCGGGTTGCTGAGCTCGTTTGAGCGAGGTGTTACGTCGGTATTTGGTTCGGCCAACGCGCGCCAAGTCGCGACGTTGCGAGCCCAGGCGGACGAGATTACAGCCTTGGAGCCCAAATACGCTGCGATGAGCGATGACGAGCTGCGTGAGCAAACGCAGATCTTTCGCAAGCGTATTCGCGATGGCGAATCTCTCGATGACATCCTCATCGATGCCTTCGCCGTCTGCCGCGAAGGTGGCAAGCGATTCCTGGGCATGCGTCACTACGACGTCCAGTTGATCGGTGGGATGGTGCTTCACTCCGGCAAGATCGCCGAAATGGTGACTGGTGAAGGTAAAACACTGGTCGCAACCTTGCCCGCCTATCTAAACGCACTGGAAGGCAAAGGCGTTCACGTCATTACGGTCAACGACTATTTGGCCCGCCGTGACATGGAGTGGATGGCGCCGCTGTACATGAACCTTGGATTAACGGTCAACGCGATCCAATCGGGCATGTCGACTCACGAGAAACAAGCCGCCTATCGTTGTGATATCACGTACGGAACGAACAACGAATTCGGTTTCGATTACTTGCGTGACAACATGCGCCCCGCTGCTCAAGGCGACGATCGTTTTCCGCCTGAAGTTCAACAGTGCCAAGGCCCATTGAACTACGCGATCATCGACGAAGTCGACAATATCTTGATCGACGAAGCGCGGACCCCGTTGATCATCAGCGGTCCGAGCGAGATGGACTTGGGACGCTATGCCGACGCGGACCGTGTCGCGCGTTCGCTGCAACAAGACGTGCACTTCACCGTCGACGAAAAGGGACGCAACGTCACGTTGACCGACGAAGGTGTGCGCGAGGCTGAAAAGCTAGCCGGTGTGGAAAGCTTCTACACGGCGGGCAACATGGAATGGCCCCACCTGATCGATAACGCTCTGAAAGCACACTTCCTATACAAGCTGGACGTCAATTACGTCGTTAAAGATCGCCAGATTGTGATCGTTGACGAATTCACCGGACGTCTGATGGATGGACGTCAATGGTCCGACGGTTTGCACCAAGCCGTTGAAGCCAAAGAAGGCGTGCCGATCAAACCGGAAACGCAAACGTTTGCGACCGCATCGCTGCAGAACATCTTCAAGATGTACAAGAAACTGTCCGGTATGACCGGTACGGCGATGACCGAAGCGAACGAGTTTTGGAAAATCTACAAGCTGGACGTCGTCGCGATCCCGACCAATCGTGGTTTGCAGCGAATCGAATATCCCGACGTCATTTATCTGACCGAGGAATATAAGTTCAAGGCCTTGGCTGAAGAGATCGAACGCACGGTCAAGTGGGACGTGATCGTCACCAAAGATGGAAAAGAATATTGGGGTGACATCAAGGAAGAGAACGACGAACAGATCAAGTTTGTCGCCAAGGGGGAAAAGGAAGTCCAAGACTTCCCACGGTCAAAGATCACCGTGATCGAATACAAAGGACGCCCCGTTCTTGTCGGTACGGTCAGTATCGAAAAGAGTGAAAAGCTAAGCCGCCTACTCGAACGACGTGGCATCGAGCACCAAGTCCTCAACGCGAAACAACACCAACGTGAGGCCGACATCGTCGCACAGGCTGGACGAAAGTTTGCCGTCACGATCGCAACCAACATGGCCGGTCGTGGTACCGACATTATCTTGGGCGGTAACCCCGAGAACAAAGCTTGGGCTCAGTTGCAGCACAAATACGACACCCGACTTGATGTTCCCGATGATGAATGGAACGAGCTGGTCGAATCGTTTGATAAAGCCGAAGGGATGAGCGAGCAAGGCGTACACATCCGTGAACTCGGCGGACTTTGTGTACTCGGTACCGAACGCCACGAATCACGCCGAATCGACCTTCAGTTGCGGGGCCGTTGTGGTCGACAAGGCGACCCCGGTTCGAGTCGCTTCTTCCTTTCACTCGAAGACGATCTGATGCGGATCTTCGCGGGTGAGTGGGTTAAGAACATGATGGAACGCATCGGCATGCGTGAGGACGAGCCACTGGAATCCAAGCTTGTCACACGCCGTATTGCAGCCGCACAAAAGAAAGTCGAAGAACGCAACTTCGAAATGCGAAAGAGCTTGTTGGACTATGACGAAGTCATGGACGAACAGCGAAAACGGGTTTACCGATACCGACAAAACCTGTTGGATGGTCACAGCTCTCGCGACATGATCTTGGAACTGATTCAATCCCAGATCGAAAAGCAAGTTGATACGTTTCTGGATCCAGACTACGGCGTCGATATGTTTGCCGCGTTCGCCGGTGGAAAGCTGGGATGCGTGCTCGAGCCCAAGGATTTCCAGAACATGGAAATGTCGATGGCCGATGCCTACGCTCGTGAACAAGCCGAGCGATCTGCCGAAGTCACCGTCGAAGAAATCGTCGAAGAAAACCTGCCACAAGGCATGGAAGACGAATGGAACCTCAAAGCGATGGCGAAGTGGGCCAACACCGCTTTGGAAACCAACTATCAAGACCACCAGCTCAAGAACATGGATCGAGACGACTTGATCAAGGAATTGATCGAGAAGGCTCATCAACGTATCGAATCAGTCGACCTAAGCGAAGGCGAGCCTTTGCTGGACGCCGACTATGGCCTGCGGATGCTCTGTGGCTGGATGCGTTATCGGTTCGGAATCGAAACCACACCGGAAGAATTCCGCGACGTCGAAGACCGTCGAAGTGTGACACATGAATTGGTCACACGCGCCGAACAGGCCTACGCGGAAAAGGAAACGGAGTACCCTGCCCTGGCCGGGATTTCACAGTTCACCGTTCAACAAGGTGCCCAGGTTGTCCTCAATCGCGAAGGCTTGGTTGACTGGATTTCGCGTCGGTTCGAAAAGGCACTCGCCGTCGATGAAGTGCCGCTGAACCGTGACGACTTGAAAACTCAACTCACCGTTTTTAGTCGCGACATGGCTAATGCGGCGGAGCCTTTGATGAATGAGGCTCAAAAACGGGTTGCGGATCTGTTTGCGAACGTTCAAGACGATAAGACAGCGGCAGTCGCGACCAGCGGCAACAATAAGCTTGCCGACTTGGTCGAATGGATGAAGGTCGAACTGGGCGCATCGGTTGATGCCGAAGACTTCTCGCGGATGAACCGCGATGAATTGCAATTGGCCGTCAGCGGCGCAGTTGATGATCGTTTCCACCCAGAAATGCGTCGGATGGAACGTCAGATCCTGTTGAACATTGTGGACGACGCGTGGAAAAACCACCTGCTAACGATGGATCACCTGCGCAGCAGCGTCGGTTTGAAAGGCTACGCTCAGCTGGATCCCAAAGTCGAATACAAACGCGAAGGCATGCGTCTGTTTGATCAGATGTGGGAGTCGGTTGGTGAGCAGGTTACCGGCCTGGTCTTCCGTATGGAGTCGTTCAATCAGGACTTCATTCGTAGTACTTGGGTCGATGCAAAAGCCCGCCACGATGAGGCTCGGTCGATTACCAGCGAGTC